From Variimorphobacter saccharofermentans, one genomic window encodes:
- a CDS encoding MBL fold metallo-hydrolase RNA specificity domain-containing protein, with product MRLTFLGATHEVTGSCFFLEACGKKVLIDCGMEQGADTYENQEIPVASADIDAVLLTHAHMDHSGKLPLLYSEGFRGNIHATGATSALCNIMLRDSAHIQMAEAEWKNRKGKRSGDQLAVPIYTMEDALSTIRLFVPHEYGEKFTLFEGVEVRFTDVGHLLGSASIEIWITEANVTKKIVFSGDIGNLNQPLINDPQYIKEADYVVMESTYGDRNHGEAPDYIGELTDIIQSTFDRGGNVVIPSFAVGRTQVLLYYIRKIKEDKLIHGHPNFKVYVDSPLAVEATQIFHDYMNGYFDKEAMELVKRGINPIAFPGLRTSITSDESKAINFDEEPKVIISAAGMCEAGRIRHHLKHNLWREDSTILFVGHQSVGTLGRILLDGATEVKLFGELIQVSAQIRRLSGVSGHADRDGLIKWLTGFEKKPDNVFVVHGDDTVCKLFTDYIRDELGYHAVAPYSGTVYDLLTNKCVKEGVIIPVKKQVEAASTGGHGDTVFDRLVQAGKRLAAVIQRNKGGANKDLAKFMSQINSLCDKWDR from the coding sequence ATGAGACTAACCTTTTTGGGTGCTACTCATGAAGTGACAGGGAGCTGTTTCTTTCTTGAGGCTTGCGGAAAGAAAGTATTAATTGACTGTGGAATGGAACAGGGGGCAGATACCTATGAGAATCAGGAGATACCGGTAGCCTCTGCCGACATCGATGCTGTTTTATTAACCCATGCACATATGGATCATTCCGGAAAACTGCCACTTCTATATAGCGAAGGCTTTCGGGGGAATATACATGCTACTGGAGCAACAAGCGCCTTATGTAACATAATGCTACGAGACAGCGCACATATTCAGATGGCAGAAGCAGAGTGGAAGAACCGGAAGGGGAAGCGTTCCGGTGATCAGCTTGCAGTTCCTATCTATACAATGGAAGATGCCCTTTCCACAATTCGATTATTTGTCCCTCATGAATACGGAGAGAAGTTTACACTCTTTGAGGGAGTGGAGGTACGCTTTACCGATGTAGGACATTTACTGGGATCAGCCAGTATTGAAATATGGATTACAGAAGCAAATGTTACAAAGAAAATCGTGTTCTCCGGTGATATCGGGAATTTGAATCAGCCTTTGATAAATGATCCTCAGTATATTAAGGAAGCAGATTATGTAGTAATGGAATCCACCTATGGGGATCGAAATCATGGAGAAGCACCGGATTACATTGGTGAGTTAACTGATATTATACAATCCACCTTTGACCGTGGCGGGAATGTCGTGATACCTTCCTTTGCGGTGGGGAGAACTCAGGTGTTATTATATTATATTCGGAAGATTAAGGAGGACAAACTGATTCACGGGCACCCTAATTTTAAGGTGTACGTAGATAGCCCCCTTGCTGTAGAGGCAACTCAGATATTCCATGACTACATGAACGGATATTTTGATAAGGAGGCAATGGAGCTTGTTAAGAGAGGAATCAATCCAATTGCATTTCCTGGCTTGAGAACCTCCATCACCTCTGATGAGTCAAAAGCAATCAACTTTGATGAAGAACCAAAGGTAATCATATCTGCTGCAGGTATGTGTGAGGCGGGTAGAATTCGCCATCATTTGAAGCATAACCTATGGAGAGAGGATAGTACGATTTTATTCGTAGGCCATCAATCCGTCGGTACCCTGGGACGAATCCTTTTGGATGGTGCTACGGAGGTTAAGCTATTTGGTGAATTGATACAGGTAAGTGCTCAGATTCGTCGTTTATCCGGTGTAAGCGGACATGCGGACAGGGATGGACTGATCAAGTGGCTGACCGGCTTTGAGAAAAAACCGGATAATGTATTTGTGGTACACGGGGATGACACTGTCTGCAAGCTTTTCACCGATTACATAAGAGATGAACTGGGATATCATGCGGTAGCACCCTATAGTGGAACAGTATATGATCTTCTTACGAATAAATGTGTTAAGGAAGGCGTTATCATTCCAGTTAAGAAGCAGGTGGAGGCTGCTTCCACAGGTGGTCATGGAGATACCGTATTTGATCGACTGGTTCAGGCAGGAAAACGCCTTGCTGCAGTGATACAGCGTAATAAGGGAGGTGCCAATAAGGACCTTGCCAAGTTTATGAGTCAGATTAATTCTCTATGTGATAAATGGGACCGATAG
- a CDS encoding DNA alkylation repair protein: MDLTIREQLNHLADEKYRVFSSSLLPGRENILGVRLPLLQKMASDIAKGDWQGYLAKAEDNTFEEVMLQGLVIGKLKGNIEEILVLVEQFIPKIDCWSICDSFCSGLKITRSHKERVWEFIQPYLESNKEYEVRFGVVMLINYFISSEYAPFAFQHFDRIKLDEYYVKMAVAWAISIYYIQLPEITMEYLKNNDLDDFTYNKALQKITESRQIDQHTKQIIKEMKRK, translated from the coding sequence ATGGATCTAACAATACGTGAACAATTAAATCATCTGGCTGATGAAAAATACAGAGTCTTTTCCTCCTCTCTATTACCCGGCAGAGAGAACATTCTAGGGGTCAGACTACCGCTTCTGCAGAAAATGGCATCAGACATTGCCAAGGGAGATTGGCAGGGATATCTTGCAAAAGCAGAAGATAACACCTTTGAGGAGGTTATGCTTCAGGGGCTGGTAATCGGAAAGCTAAAGGGAAACATAGAGGAAATCTTAGTCTTGGTGGAACAGTTTATACCGAAAATAGACTGCTGGTCAATTTGCGACAGCTTTTGCAGTGGTTTGAAAATAACCAGATCCCACAAAGAGCGTGTTTGGGAATTCATTCAGCCTTATCTGGAATCGAACAAGGAATATGAAGTTCGTTTTGGAGTCGTAATGCTGATAAATTATTTTATATCCTCCGAATATGCACCTTTCGCATTTCAGCATTTTGACAGAATAAAGCTGGATGAATATTATGTGAAAATGGCAGTAGCCTGGGCAATATCGATTTACTATATACAGCTACCTGAGATTACAATGGAGTATTTGAAGAATAACGACCTTGATGATTTTACCTATAATAAGGCCTTACAAAAAATAACCGAATCCCGTCAGATTGATCAACATACTAAACAGATTATTAAAGAAATGAAAAGAAAGTGA
- a CDS encoding Crp/Fnr family transcriptional regulator, protein MVSSYEDIHFLEETLGFWKQLNQSQKMKLQNIIIKKSFLPGESMHSNSEYCSGLYLIHTGQVRAYIVSESGKEITLYRLFDRDVCIFSASCIMRNIAFDIHVEVEKDTTTFLIPTPEFQKLSDEVIAVQKFTNDLMASRFSDVMWIMEQALFTSFDKRLASFLLEQSVVDASEELKITHEKIANHMGSAREVVTRMLKYFQNEGVIELQRGTIKILNRKLLERWSNSYGSNNT, encoded by the coding sequence ATGGTAAGCAGTTATGAGGACATTCATTTCTTAGAGGAAACCTTAGGTTTCTGGAAGCAGTTGAATCAGTCACAAAAAATGAAGTTACAAAACATAATTATTAAGAAAAGCTTTCTTCCAGGAGAAAGCATGCATAGTAATTCGGAATACTGCTCCGGACTTTATCTGATTCATACCGGTCAGGTCAGGGCCTATATCGTATCGGAGAGTGGTAAGGAAATTACGCTATACCGCTTATTTGATCGTGATGTCTGCATCTTTTCCGCCTCCTGTATCATGAGGAATATTGCATTTGATATTCATGTGGAGGTAGAAAAAGATACAACCACTTTTCTAATACCTACGCCGGAATTCCAGAAGTTGTCCGATGAAGTAATAGCGGTTCAAAAGTTTACTAACGATCTTATGGCTTCTCGTTTCTCAGATGTCATGTGGATTATGGAACAGGCCCTATTCACGAGCTTTGATAAGCGTTTGGCTTCTTTTCTGCTGGAACAATCTGTTGTGGATGCTTCTGAGGAACTGAAAATCACCCATGAAAAGATCGCAAATCATATGGGAAGCGCAAGGGAAGTTGTCACACGTATGTTGAAATATTTCCAAAACGAAGGTGTCATAGAATTACAAAGAGGTACCATTAAAATACTTAATCGAAAACTATTAGAAAGATGGAGTAATTCCTATGGATCTAACAATACGTGA
- the trxA gene encoding thioredoxin, which yields MAAIKITKHNFDQEVLNSKEPVLLDFWASWCGPCRMVAPTVEEIADEMEGTAKVGKINIDEESELASKFRIMSIPTLMVVKDGKVSATSVGVKPKKEILRMLEI from the coding sequence ATGGCTGCTATAAAAATTACAAAGCATAATTTTGATCAGGAAGTATTAAATTCAAAGGAGCCTGTATTACTAGATTTCTGGGCATCCTGGTGTGGACCCTGCCGGATGGTTGCTCCTACAGTAGAAGAAATTGCAGACGAGATGGAAGGCACTGCAAAGGTGGGTAAGATTAATATTGATGAAGAATCGGAGCTGGCATCCAAGTTCAGGATTATGAGTATTCCTACCTTGATGGTTGTAAAGGATGGAAAGGTGTCCGCAACCTCTGTCGGAGTAAAACCGAAAAAAGAAATCTTGAGAATGTTGGAAATATAA
- a CDS encoding flavin monoamine oxidase family protein: protein MNVPLNQMPNPTKEQRHEMLRDALEREGRSEDFDYITHFLSPPNEITTITAPGVLQGAKIGILGGGVAGMAAAFELRKLGADITILEASEDRIGGRIYTYYYEPSRTYFGEFGAMRIPISHETTWYYIDLLGLDTVSMTSPRRNNFIYVHNTRIRTTQSIEEYLYPFFDLTPQERNTPWSELSEYAFQYAFRILPADIRAELIQVLPEYSPQILALMNISLRQNFEELGLSQGAIQLLSGIDSAAGALLHNSYTEYAHEDYSLDFINIYQIKGGNVNLPLAFYESFLSESPSVYSDIDSSSLGKVIYKSGHRVTGIYQSNYRNKIIIRYTNTFDMTESADIFDYVICSLPFSALRTVEIKPYLSNIKMQAITEVYYANAQKTQFFCNRRFWERNTDYGNIIGGISFTDLPIQSS, encoded by the coding sequence ATGAATGTTCCTTTGAACCAAATGCCCAACCCTACGAAGGAGCAACGACACGAAATGTTAAGAGATGCATTAGAAAGAGAAGGACGATCTGAGGACTTTGATTATATCACACATTTCCTAAGTCCTCCAAATGAGATAACTACGATTACAGCTCCTGGAGTTTTGCAGGGTGCTAAAATAGGTATACTGGGAGGAGGCGTAGCCGGGATGGCCGCTGCCTTTGAGTTGCGCAAGCTTGGCGCCGATATCACTATATTAGAAGCCTCAGAAGATCGAATCGGAGGCAGAATATATACTTATTACTATGAACCCTCCAGAACCTATTTCGGTGAGTTCGGAGCCATGCGAATTCCGATATCCCACGAAACAACCTGGTATTATATTGATCTGTTGGGACTTGATACCGTTTCCATGACATCTCCCAGACGGAATAATTTTATCTATGTGCATAATACCAGAATTCGAACAACTCAATCCATTGAAGAGTATCTGTATCCGTTCTTTGATCTGACTCCACAGGAACGAAATACTCCGTGGAGCGAGTTGAGTGAATATGCCTTCCAATATGCCTTTCGTATACTTCCAGCAGATATCCGAGCAGAGCTTATCCAGGTTCTACCCGAGTATTCTCCGCAAATACTTGCATTAATGAATATCAGTCTTAGACAGAACTTTGAAGAGCTGGGCCTTAGTCAGGGAGCCATTCAGCTTCTGTCTGGAATTGACTCCGCAGCTGGTGCTTTACTACATAATAGTTATACCGAATACGCTCACGAGGATTATAGCCTGGACTTTATAAATATCTATCAAATAAAAGGAGGAAATGTAAATCTACCACTTGCTTTTTATGAAAGCTTCTTATCAGAAAGCCCAAGCGTATACTCCGATATCGACTCATCCTCGCTTGGAAAAGTAATATATAAGAGTGGACACAGGGTAACAGGAATTTATCAGTCGAACTACCGAAATAAAATAATTATTCGATATACCAATACCTTTGACATGACCGAAAGTGCGGACATATTCGACTATGTCATCTGCTCCCTACCTTTTTCCGCCCTTAGAACCGTAGAAATAAAGCCCTACCTCAGTAACATAAAAATGCAAGCAATTACAGAAGTGTATTATGCTAACGCACAGAAAACCCAATTCTTTTGTAATCGACGTTTCTGGGAAAGAAATACCGATTATGGTAATATAATCGGAGGGATCTCATTTACCGATCTCCCCATACAATCCAGTTAG
- a CDS encoding IS66 family transposase, which yields MDSIILYLINIIQEQYKQICYLLLFICKYIPLKQWAFDDSHSPEYQKFKVDKLPTVYTPATFDYQLYIAYIKHRYGYLIKPIKRRSESDIPKDLVCPRCGAPHDYLYKNNGAKGQFMCKVCEELFNSDNIYKHTIELRCPYCGNILVPKKERKFFRIHKCTNRKCSYYLTNKRKLPPDLKPEEKHKYKLHYIYREFTMDFFRMDLHSLPSNATGFSFKKFSPHILGLVLTYHVNLKLSTRQTSHALKEVHGIDISHTTVASYAMTAACVIKPFVDTYDYKPSNILSADETYIKKLGKKHYVWIIMDACKKSILGYQVSDNRSVGPCILAMRMAFEKFKVFPSKLLKFIADGYSAYPLAAQYIKAQKGWDFDVTQVIGLTNDDAVSTEFRWVKQVVERLNRTFKMSYRITNGYNSDEGALYGVSLWVAYYNFLRPHPHNYWKPLNEIDEFEKVGNMPAKWIILIRLGQQKILEMQKSSAVSGNTCS from the coding sequence ATGGACTCAATTATACTCTATTTAATTAACATTATTCAAGAGCAGTACAAACAAATCTGCTATTTACTTCTCTTTATCTGCAAATATATTCCTCTCAAGCAGTGGGCTTTCGATGATTCCCATTCCCCTGAGTACCAAAAATTCAAGGTTGATAAACTTCCTACTGTGTACACTCCTGCAACCTTCGATTATCAGCTTTACATAGCTTATATCAAACACCGCTATGGTTACCTGATTAAACCAATCAAACGCCGTTCCGAATCTGATATCCCAAAGGATTTGGTCTGTCCCCGCTGCGGTGCTCCTCACGATTACTTATACAAAAACAATGGCGCCAAAGGTCAATTCATGTGCAAGGTCTGTGAGGAACTCTTTAACTCCGATAACATTTATAAGCATACCATCGAGCTTCGCTGCCCTTACTGTGGTAACATCTTGGTTCCCAAGAAGGAGCGTAAGTTCTTCCGTATCCACAAGTGTACCAATCGTAAATGTAGCTATTACCTAACCAATAAACGTAAGCTTCCACCAGATCTGAAACCGGAAGAAAAACACAAATATAAGCTCCACTATATCTATCGTGAGTTCACGATGGATTTCTTTCGCATGGACTTACACTCCCTTCCGTCAAATGCCACGGGCTTCAGTTTCAAGAAGTTTTCTCCTCATATACTGGGATTGGTTCTAACCTATCATGTAAACCTAAAGCTCTCCACCAGACAGACTTCTCATGCATTGAAAGAGGTTCACGGTATCGACATTTCCCACACTACTGTTGCCAGTTATGCTATGACCGCGGCTTGTGTCATTAAGCCTTTCGTAGACACCTACGATTATAAACCATCCAACATCCTCTCTGCCGATGAAACCTACATCAAAAAGCTCGGTAAAAAGCATTATGTCTGGATTATCATGGATGCATGTAAAAAGAGCATCCTTGGCTATCAGGTCTCCGATAACCGGAGTGTCGGTCCCTGTATTCTTGCCATGCGCATGGCCTTCGAGAAGTTCAAAGTGTTTCCCTCAAAGCTTCTGAAATTCATTGCTGACGGTTATAGTGCCTATCCTCTGGCAGCCCAGTATATAAAAGCTCAGAAAGGATGGGACTTTGACGTAACACAGGTAATCGGACTTACAAATGATGATGCTGTTTCAACCGAATTCCGTTGGGTCAAACAGGTTGTGGAACGTTTAAATCGTACCTTCAAGATGTCCTACCGCATCACCAATGGTTATAACAGTGATGAGGGTGCCTTGTACGGAGTTTCCCTGTGGGTTGCTTATTACAACTTCCTAAGACCGCATCCCCATAATTACTGGAAACCTTTAAATGAGATAGATGAATTCGAGAAAGTAGGGAACATGCCCGCCAAGTGGATTATCCTCATCCGTTTGGGGCAGCAAAAAATCTTGGAAATGCAGAAATCCTCCGCTGTGTCAGGTAATACCTGTTCCTAG
- a CDS encoding FAD-dependent oxidoreductase — protein sequence MCSSEEPGVLLASYGLEQNATRIAGLEPMERYETIRQNIEEVHGLPKGFLNSFIISNKTVNWFTEPNFRGAFAYYLPGQKELFAYEMQRPEYQNRLFFAGEHTSTKHGWIQGALFSGKMAANQLAYALNTL from the coding sequence ATGTGCTCATCGGAAGAGCCTGGCGTATTACTAGCCTCCTATGGTCTAGAACAAAATGCTACCCGTATTGCTGGATTGGAACCAATGGAACGTTATGAAACTATACGTCAAAACATTGAGGAGGTTCATGGATTACCAAAAGGATTTTTAAACTCCTTCATCATAAGCAATAAAACGGTTAACTGGTTCACAGAGCCGAACTTTAGAGGTGCATTCGCGTATTATTTACCGGGACAAAAGGAACTCTTCGCCTATGAGATGCAACGACCGGAATACCAAAATCGACTATTTTTTGCTGGAGAGCATACCTCTACAAAACATGGCTGGATACAGGGAGCTCTGTTCTCCGGAAAAATGGCAGCCAATCAACTGGCATATGCCCTAAATACCTTGTAA
- the murI gene encoding glutamate racemase has product MKIGFFDSGIGGLTVLHQAMITLPQEEFIYYADTDNVPYGTKRKEEVLQYVEDAVEFLVHQDVKAIVIACNTATSIAIDTLRMKYSIPILGMEPAVKPAVQKCSGKRVMVIATPITVKEEKLRNLLQQVDDDHRVDLLPLPKLVLFAETGNFETVEVEQYLRKELSEYHLENYSSLTLGCTHFNYFKDTFRRIFPPSVEFIDGSEGTVNHLKNILRANGMLEYNGPDVTYYQSGRLVSDQKTLAYYAKLHRRLDTMMSIA; this is encoded by the coding sequence TTGAAAATCGGTTTTTTTGACTCGGGGATCGGAGGATTAACCGTCCTTCATCAGGCAATGATCACATTGCCACAGGAAGAGTTTATATATTATGCGGATACGGATAACGTTCCCTATGGAACCAAAAGGAAGGAAGAAGTTCTACAGTATGTGGAGGACGCAGTGGAGTTTCTGGTTCATCAGGATGTAAAGGCGATTGTCATCGCTTGTAACACGGCTACCAGTATAGCAATCGATACCCTGCGTATGAAATACAGTATACCGATTTTAGGAATGGAGCCGGCAGTGAAACCGGCTGTGCAGAAGTGTTCGGGAAAGAGAGTCATGGTAATAGCAACTCCGATTACTGTGAAAGAGGAAAAGCTTCGAAATCTACTACAACAGGTGGATGATGACCATAGAGTGGATCTGCTACCGTTGCCCAAATTGGTTTTATTCGCAGAAACAGGGAATTTCGAGACTGTGGAAGTTGAGCAATATCTTCGTAAAGAGCTTTCGGAATATCACCTTGAGAATTATTCTTCCCTGACATTGGGTTGCACACATTTTAACTATTTTAAAGACACCTTCCGTAGAATTTTTCCGCCAAGTGTTGAGTTTATCGATGGAAGCGAGGGTACTGTGAACCATCTGAAGAATATATTAAGAGCGAATGGCATGTTAGAGTATAATGGACCCGATGTTACATATTATCAATCAGGTCGTCTTGTCAGTGATCAAAAGACGCTTGCATATTATGCTAAGCTTCATCGCAGACTGGACACCATGATGAGTATTGCATGA
- a CDS encoding glycogen/starch/alpha-glucan phosphorylase translates to MDINKDAIKNCILDKLNYHFGVQAIDATPDQYYRACVMIINEILITRQRKFMTDIRKTEAKTVSYLCMEFLLGRSLKSSLYNLGLLDPFDAAINELGYTLEEIFDMEPDAGLGNGGLGRLAACFMESAATLGYSMTGYSILYEYGIFKQQLLNGWQIELPDPWLPGGEVWLNPRPDEACTVKFGGHVKEEWNDYCLQIDYKDFTPVLAIPYDIIISGYQKGRVSLLRLWKATSSEFDLQLFHQGDYLKADEKRTQAEMISKILYPPDHHHEGKRLRLKQQYFLVSASIQDIVRKHLVQYKTLKNFSEKNAIHINETHPALAIPELMRIFLDDYCYDWDEAWNIITNTFSFTNHTIMREALEVWPEELLANLLPRIYHIIKEIQKRYQEALCNKYHFTDEQLKALAIIHNGQIHMANMCLHACHTINGVSKIHSSILQKNVFRNYSALHPEKFYNITNGFNYRRWLCQANPKMCQFISECIGDGFHTDPMQLQRMVMLQDDLAVLNKIAEIKRENKIRLADYIYSATKIKVDINSIFDVQVKRLHEYKRQLLNVMHILYLYDHYLQHSSEELPPRTFLFAAKAAPSYSMAKRIIHLICCLADEINSNPSVNDKLKIIYLEDYRVTLAELLMPAAEISEQISLAGTEASGTGNMKLMINGAITVGTLDGANIEIKEAVGEDNILLFGLRNEEVQLLRKVGYFPSIYLSNPAVRNIIERLNSNIHGESFHDIASYLIGSSDGIADPYMVLADFDSYCHIQKEAARRYSEPILWNKMSLRNIASAGRFAADRAIKEYAEKIWHIKTV, encoded by the coding sequence ATGGATATCAATAAGGACGCAATCAAGAATTGCATATTGGATAAACTAAACTACCATTTTGGTGTGCAGGCGATTGATGCCACACCGGATCAATATTACCGTGCCTGCGTTATGATAATAAATGAAATCCTGATTACACGTCAACGGAAATTCATGACAGATATCAGGAAGACGGAGGCGAAAACTGTCTCTTACCTTTGTATGGAATTTCTACTCGGAAGATCATTAAAAAGCAGTCTGTATAATCTGGGACTCTTGGATCCCTTTGATGCTGCTATTAATGAATTAGGATATACCCTTGAGGAAATCTTTGATATGGAACCTGATGCAGGCTTGGGTAATGGGGGCTTGGGAAGACTGGCTGCCTGCTTTATGGAATCCGCAGCTACCCTTGGATATTCTATGACTGGATATTCCATTCTATACGAATATGGTATATTTAAGCAACAGCTCTTGAACGGCTGGCAGATAGAGCTTCCTGATCCCTGGCTGCCGGGAGGTGAGGTCTGGCTGAATCCGCGTCCGGATGAAGCTTGTACTGTGAAGTTTGGTGGCCATGTTAAGGAAGAATGGAATGATTATTGTCTTCAAATAGATTATAAAGATTTTACTCCCGTTCTGGCCATACCATATGACATCATTATCTCCGGCTATCAGAAGGGCCGGGTTAGTCTTCTGCGACTTTGGAAGGCAACCAGTTCTGAATTTGATCTGCAGCTGTTCCATCAGGGTGATTATTTAAAAGCAGATGAAAAAAGAACACAGGCAGAAATGATAAGCAAAATACTCTATCCACCCGATCATCATCATGAAGGAAAGCGATTACGTTTAAAGCAGCAATACTTTCTAGTCTCTGCTTCTATTCAGGATATTGTACGAAAGCATCTTGTGCAATATAAGACTCTGAAGAATTTCTCTGAAAAGAATGCCATTCATATTAATGAGACACACCCTGCGCTCGCCATACCGGAATTGATGCGGATATTCCTGGATGATTATTGTTATGACTGGGATGAGGCCTGGAATATTATCACTAACACCTTTTCCTTTACCAATCATACTATTATGAGGGAGGCTTTGGAGGTATGGCCGGAGGAGCTTCTGGCCAACCTGCTGCCCCGGATTTACCATATAATCAAAGAAATTCAGAAGCGATATCAAGAAGCTCTATGCAATAAGTATCACTTCACTGACGAGCAGCTTAAGGCACTCGCCATCATTCACAACGGGCAGATTCATATGGCTAATATGTGCCTTCATGCCTGTCATACCATTAATGGTGTCTCGAAAATACACTCATCCATCCTTCAGAAGAATGTATTTCGTAACTATAGTGCTCTACATCCGGAGAAATTCTATAATATAACCAATGGGTTTAACTATCGAAGGTGGCTCTGCCAGGCCAACCCTAAAATGTGTCAGTTTATATCCGAATGTATCGGAGACGGATTTCATACAGATCCTATGCAATTGCAAAGAATGGTAATGCTTCAAGATGATCTGGCTGTACTGAATAAAATTGCAGAAATCAAAAGAGAGAATAAAATACGTTTGGCAGATTATATTTACTCAGCAACAAAGATTAAGGTTGATATCAATTCCATCTTCGATGTACAGGTAAAACGGCTACATGAATACAAGCGCCAGCTTCTTAATGTAATGCACATTCTTTACCTGTACGACCATTATCTGCAGCATTCCTCCGAAGAGCTTCCTCCTAGAACCTTCCTTTTTGCTGCAAAAGCAGCTCCCAGCTATTCTATGGCGAAACGAATTATTCATTTGATCTGCTGCCTGGCAGACGAGATTAACAGCAATCCATCCGTAAATGATAAGTTAAAGATTATCTACCTGGAGGATTACCGGGTAACACTTGCCGAATTATTAATGCCTGCTGCAGAAATCAGCGAGCAGATATCACTTGCAGGAACGGAAGCCTCCGGAACTGGCAATATGAAGCTGATGATAAATGGAGCAATTACCGTGGGAACCTTGGATGGAGCTAATATCGAAATTAAAGAAGCTGTTGGTGAAGATAATATTTTACTGTTTGGCTTGCGTAACGAAGAAGTTCAGCTTCTGCGTAAGGTTGGTTACTTCCCTTCCATTTATCTAAGTAATCCTGCCGTTCGAAATATTATTGAGCGGTTAAACTCCAATATACACGGTGAGTCCTTCCACGATATTGCCTCTTATCTCATTGGGAGCAGTGATGGTATTGCAGATCCTTATATGGTTTTGGCTGATTTTGATTCCTACTGCCATATTCAGAAGGAAGCGGCACGAAGGTATTCTGAACCAATCCTATGGAATAAAATGTCCTTAAGAAACATTGCCTCCGCCGGAAGATTTGCTGCCGACCGGGCAATCAAAGAGTATGCCGAAAAGATTTGGCATATTAAGACTGTTTGA
- a CDS encoding winged helix-turn-helix domain-containing protein, which translates to MNNIQSQITTMILKEEDQVKAYLHPKRMALLKMLAKEKMTISGAAKVFQVHPANLTHHFKALEKVGLINLVEKVNNGKTLEKYYQAVAKNFIIRPEGEKLNKKALVLSALKDSLSTAIETVKEDDGKFTLGLLNYARLNQEQAVELMNRINELIQEFTTNTDPQGQTYVLNISFYPSDISYDMIPKEEIHIT; encoded by the coding sequence ATGAATAATATTCAAAGCCAAATTACAACTATGATACTAAAGGAAGAGGATCAGGTCAAAGCGTATCTCCACCCTAAAAGAATGGCATTGCTGAAAATGTTAGCAAAAGAAAAGATGACAATTTCCGGAGCAGCTAAAGTGTTCCAGGTACATCCGGCAAATCTAACTCATCATTTTAAGGCATTAGAGAAGGTTGGTCTGATAAACCTCGTCGAAAAGGTGAATAACGGAAAAACCCTAGAGAAATATTACCAGGCAGTTGCTAAGAATTTTATTATTAGACCGGAAGGGGAGAAATTAAACAAAAAGGCACTAGTTCTTAGCGCATTAAAGGATAGTCTATCAACAGCAATTGAGACGGTAAAAGAGGATGATGGCAAATTCACTTTAGGTCTGTTAAACTATGCACGTCTTAATCAGGAACAGGCCGTGGAACTTATGAACCGGATAAATGAACTGATACAGGAATTCACTACGAATACTGATCCGCAAGGTCAGACCTATGTCCTTAATATCAGTTTTTATCCAAGTGATATCAGCTATGATATGATACCGAAAGAGGAAATTCATATTACTTGA